A genomic region of Xanthocytophaga agilis contains the following coding sequences:
- a CDS encoding alpha/beta hydrolase encodes MSVTASDFLVQHNVSIIGESSKPTIVFAHGFGTDQSAWRFVKDAFADKYRLILFDNAGSGKVDPALYSPLLYNSLYSYVGDLLQVCSDLLLKDVILIGHSVSGMLGLLASIQSPHFFSKLICLSSSPRYLNDSDSGYIGGFEQADLDQLYDNMQQNYFTWVSGFAPLAMNMPHRPGLGNEFARTLGEIRPDIALSVSRTIFQSDHRKDLPAVQKPVLLIHAHEDIAVPHQVGAYLNASIRESNLLYINAKGHFPHMSAPGEVIQAIGTFL; translated from the coding sequence ATGTCTGTTACTGCATCTGATTTTTTGGTTCAGCACAATGTTTCCATTATAGGAGAATCGAGTAAACCCACTATAGTTTTTGCTCATGGTTTTGGTACAGATCAGTCGGCCTGGCGTTTTGTGAAAGATGCTTTTGCTGATAAATACCGCCTTATTTTATTTGATAATGCAGGATCAGGCAAGGTAGATCCCGCTTTATACAGTCCTCTTCTGTATAATTCTTTGTATAGCTATGTAGGAGACCTATTACAAGTTTGCTCAGATCTTTTGTTGAAAGATGTGATCCTGATAGGCCATTCTGTGAGTGGAATGCTGGGATTATTAGCATCTATCCAATCTCCTCATTTCTTTTCAAAACTCATATGTCTGAGTTCTTCTCCCAGATATCTGAATGATAGTGACTCTGGCTATATAGGTGGTTTTGAACAGGCAGATCTGGATCAACTGTATGATAACATGCAGCAAAACTACTTCACATGGGTAAGTGGATTTGCACCATTGGCAATGAACATGCCTCATCGACCTGGATTAGGGAATGAATTTGCCAGAACATTAGGAGAAATCCGTCCTGATATTGCATTAAGTGTTTCCAGAACTATTTTTCAGTCAGATCACCGAAAAGATTTACCTGCTGTACAAAAGCCTGTACTGCTTATTCATGCACATGAAGATATTGCTGTCCCTCATCAGGTAGGAGCCTATTTGAATGCTAGTATTCGGGAAAGTAATTTGTTATATATAAATGCAAAGGGACATTTTCCACATATGTCAGCACCAGGGGAAGTGATACAGGCAATAGGTACTTTTTTATAA
- a CDS encoding PAS domain S-box protein, whose product MDRSKLPEYEELSKWLEKMYAFLSGLQNINKNVNGLERINLVLSLIKELATADSLLLVKAADSLTAQIILAQPPIENTYSFRSQVYKSLLVGNKSEPLLIDDPHLLKSLESVTGTDIQFVALIPVFRAYFEGVVMLTWKSVVQVDNFFRLFLTCCQVHLCEILEAFYQQRSFEGELTQFYELTRHMSQGCLFINDSSPTTYVNEAASKWLNIAPGEHPAEQVSNRMYELRMKAVNQDEISGQAVKVFSRSVIKDWFWKYDIPVSLVLKVSCIPMNGDLLNGKLWLFDDVTSEIQLQEQLHIVNQSLTITNEKLAAQNRFVELINITIPHKVAVIDINTLVTIYSNRPVDVPVTADVLHPDDYIQYTKYFYDFANAKDHEVRILHYKIIQEDNQYAFMRMNGVVFQRGQDSIPEQVLVIVEDITQLKKTEVELMETVAALKQHQKELSVLNEEMLTTNEKLHTSHIHLLEQKTFVEQIISTTPSTIYILDLASRQTIYMSREDMAEFMVELYPDLTRSNFVIHPDDFHVYLNFFEACQHALDNEICKTEVRIKHHKGTYHYLLLRQTVFRRNVDGIPDQFIGTTQDITYLKDTENTLQDAIYALEAKHGEMETLNEELIAANEELTSTNEELLILTEQMKAATLEIQRLAAEKLEISEQKYMDLTENMREIFVVFDQELRYVYVNKAAELNAGLDRKYILGKKSHELFDEEMSQAIEFHVQKVIDTGASSNSTTTFQYKSQWVYLVINLYPTTTNGAFAIIQNVTEEVMAEFRFKDLAESITEPIVMLDQDFRYIYWNKATEKSTGKHLKDILGKTPFEALGEDYYNQYRDRFDTYQRVMKTGIQEVVSTTILRDERLTYLEIAVYPTQQKGVLAITRNITARIEAEKNYHELGESITDSILLLDKELRYQYMNATAEEYTGFRLAEVKGRKLEDVLVQRQLSSDYMEIARERLKVYRQVMATGVSTELDDVEYYRNEERRFHIYVYPSIRGGVLVISRDVSKLYQAEQNYRDLADSITDIFFSLDKDLRYTYYNRASERFTGRSSEQLIGKSVYDILPGLKGSPIEEKILEVIKTRTPQNFTNKLIYQGQMYYHRMYFYPTRSGVSVLARDITERMHLTKKLEEDKQQLELALRSGELGLWDWNIQTGDIDYNDQWLEILGYKRGELVQRIENWIDLIHPDDLEATTGIMEGHLKNQTSYYQAELRLLTKSGTWKWVYDMGKVIVRDESGKPIRATGIIMDITQKKQYELKIEQLNEELEQKVKERTVQLIAANKELEAFSYSVSHDLRIPLRSIDGFSRALQEDYAEKLDIEGIEYLNTIRSATQKMGQLIEDLMKLAKVTKSEVNKEAVNLSTIAYSILKDLQKESPGRKVVTRISDDLIVMGDEKLLGIALQNLLNNAWKYTGKREETVIELGKITENETPVYYIKDNGVGFDMKYADKLFQPFQRLHSKRDFEGTGVGLATVQRIIAKHGGHIWTEAAPDKGATFFFTLWEIF is encoded by the coding sequence ATGGATCGATCTAAATTGCCAGAATATGAAGAATTATCGAAGTGGCTTGAAAAGATGTATGCATTTCTTTCTGGTTTACAGAATATTAATAAGAATGTAAATGGTTTGGAGCGGATAAATCTTGTCTTATCTCTAATCAAAGAATTGGCAACCGCAGATTCGTTACTACTTGTAAAGGCAGCAGATAGTCTGACTGCCCAGATTATCTTAGCTCAGCCACCAATAGAGAATACTTACAGTTTTAGATCTCAGGTTTATAAATCATTGTTGGTTGGTAACAAATCAGAACCTTTATTAATAGACGATCCTCATCTCTTGAAAAGTCTGGAAAGTGTAACAGGTACAGATATACAATTTGTTGCGTTAATTCCTGTTTTTAGAGCCTATTTTGAGGGAGTGGTTATGCTTACATGGAAGAGTGTGGTTCAGGTAGATAATTTTTTTCGGTTATTCTTGACTTGTTGTCAGGTTCATTTGTGTGAAATACTGGAAGCGTTCTATCAACAACGTAGCTTTGAAGGAGAATTAACACAGTTTTATGAATTGACCAGGCATATGTCACAAGGATGTCTATTTATAAATGATAGTTCACCTACAACCTATGTGAATGAGGCAGCATCCAAATGGTTAAATATCGCCCCAGGTGAGCATCCGGCAGAACAGGTTTCTAACCGTATGTATGAACTTCGGATGAAAGCTGTTAACCAGGATGAGATTTCAGGACAGGCTGTAAAAGTTTTCTCACGATCTGTTATAAAGGACTGGTTTTGGAAATACGATATCCCAGTCTCTTTAGTCCTGAAAGTTTCCTGTATCCCAATGAATGGAGATTTGCTGAATGGTAAACTTTGGTTGTTTGATGACGTAACTTCTGAAATCCAGTTACAGGAGCAATTACACATAGTAAATCAAAGTTTGACAATCACCAACGAAAAGCTTGCTGCACAGAATCGGTTTGTAGAACTTATCAATATAACCATTCCGCATAAAGTAGCAGTAATAGATATAAATACACTTGTTACAATTTATTCAAACAGACCTGTTGATGTACCAGTAACAGCTGATGTATTACATCCTGATGACTATATTCAATATACTAAGTATTTCTACGATTTTGCAAACGCAAAAGATCACGAAGTCCGTATTCTTCATTATAAAATCATCCAGGAAGATAATCAGTATGCTTTTATGAGAATGAATGGAGTAGTTTTTCAACGGGGACAGGATAGTATTCCAGAACAGGTATTAGTGATTGTTGAAGATATCACACAGTTGAAAAAGACGGAAGTAGAATTAATGGAAACAGTTGCTGCATTAAAACAACATCAAAAAGAATTGAGTGTACTTAATGAAGAGATGTTAACCACAAATGAAAAGCTTCATACATCACATATACATCTGCTGGAACAAAAAACATTTGTAGAACAGATTATTTCCACCACTCCCAGTACCATATACATACTTGATCTTGCGTCACGACAGACTATTTACATGAGCAGAGAAGATATGGCGGAATTTATGGTTGAATTATATCCAGATCTTACACGATCTAATTTTGTCATTCATCCAGATGATTTTCATGTGTACCTAAACTTTTTTGAGGCATGTCAGCATGCTCTGGATAATGAGATTTGCAAAACAGAAGTACGTATCAAACATCATAAGGGTACATATCATTATCTATTGCTTCGACAGACCGTTTTCCGTCGCAATGTAGACGGTATACCGGATCAGTTTATCGGAACTACACAGGATATTACTTACCTGAAAGACACAGAAAATACTTTGCAGGATGCCATATATGCACTGGAAGCAAAACATGGTGAGATGGAGACACTCAATGAAGAATTAATTGCCGCTAATGAAGAATTAACATCTACAAACGAAGAACTGCTGATATTGACAGAGCAGATGAAAGCCGCTACATTGGAGATCCAGCGTCTGGCTGCCGAAAAATTAGAGATAAGTGAGCAGAAATATATGGATCTTACAGAGAACATGCGCGAGATCTTTGTTGTGTTTGATCAGGAATTGCGCTATGTCTATGTCAACAAAGCTGCTGAGCTGAATGCAGGTCTGGATCGGAAGTATATACTTGGTAAAAAGTCGCATGAGCTCTTTGACGAGGAAATGAGCCAGGCTATAGAGTTCCATGTACAAAAGGTCATTGATACAGGCGCTTCTTCTAACTCAACTACTACTTTTCAATACAAAAGTCAATGGGTGTATCTGGTAATAAATCTTTATCCTACCACTACAAATGGTGCTTTTGCTATTATACAGAATGTTACAGAGGAGGTAATGGCAGAGTTCCGTTTTAAAGACCTGGCTGAGAGCATTACAGAACCTATTGTTATGCTGGATCAGGACTTTAGATATATCTATTGGAATAAAGCGACAGAAAAAAGTACAGGAAAGCATCTGAAGGATATTTTAGGTAAAACACCTTTTGAAGCACTTGGGGAAGATTACTACAATCAGTACAGAGATCGGTTTGATACTTATCAAAGAGTAATGAAGACCGGGATTCAGGAGGTGGTTTCTACAACTATACTTCGAGATGAAAGACTTACTTATCTGGAGATTGCGGTCTATCCAACTCAACAAAAAGGCGTTTTGGCAATTACTCGGAATATAACTGCCAGAATCGAAGCAGAGAAAAATTATCATGAGTTGGGTGAGAGTATAACGGATTCTATTTTATTACTGGATAAAGAACTTCGTTATCAGTATATGAATGCTACCGCTGAAGAGTATACAGGTTTCAGATTGGCTGAGGTGAAGGGACGAAAACTGGAGGATGTATTAGTACAAAGACAACTAAGTTCAGACTATATGGAAATAGCTCGGGAACGTCTGAAGGTATACAGGCAGGTAATGGCAACAGGAGTCTCAACAGAGTTGGACGATGTTGAGTATTACAGAAATGAGGAAAGGCGATTTCATATTTATGTCTACCCTTCCATAAGAGGAGGAGTGTTGGTTATTTCCAGAGATGTATCCAAGTTGTATCAGGCTGAGCAAAATTATCGGGATCTGGCAGATAGTATTACCGATATATTTTTCTCTTTGGACAAAGATCTGCGATATACTTACTATAACCGAGCCAGTGAAAGATTTACGGGAAGATCATCTGAACAGTTGATAGGTAAAAGTGTATATGACATACTACCAGGATTAAAAGGATCACCTATTGAAGAAAAAATACTTGAGGTAATAAAGACAAGAACTCCCCAGAATTTCACCAATAAACTGATATATCAGGGACAAATGTATTATCATCGAATGTATTTTTACCCTACCCGGTCAGGCGTTTCTGTTCTTGCCAGAGATATCACAGAAAGGATGCATCTTACCAAAAAGCTGGAAGAGGACAAACAACAGCTGGAGTTAGCCTTACGAAGTGGGGAACTTGGATTATGGGATTGGAATATACAAACAGGAGATATCGATTATAATGATCAATGGCTGGAGATATTAGGCTATAAACGGGGAGAACTTGTACAGCGAATTGAAAACTGGATAGATCTTATACATCCGGATGACCTGGAGGCTACAACGGGAATAATGGAAGGTCATTTGAAGAACCAAACTTCTTATTATCAGGCTGAACTTCGACTTTTAACCAAATCAGGCACCTGGAAATGGGTATATGATATGGGAAAGGTGATAGTTCGTGATGAGAGTGGAAAACCTATACGGGCAACAGGTATCATCATGGATATTACCCAAAAGAAACAATATGAGCTAAAAATAGAGCAGCTAAACGAAGAACTTGAACAAAAAGTTAAGGAACGGACCGTGCAACTGATTGCTGCCAATAAGGAATTGGAAGCATTTTCCTATTCTGTTTCTCACGATCTTCGCATTCCATTACGGAGTATTGATGGTTTTAGCAGAGCCTTACAGGAAGATTATGCTGAGAAGCTGGACATTGAAGGCATTGAATATTTGAATACTATTCGTAGCGCTACCCAGAAAATGGGGCAGTTGATTGAAGATCTGATGAAATTAGCCAAAGTAACTAAATCAGAAGTCAATAAAGAGGCTGTTAATCTAAGTACAATAGCTTATTCTATCTTGAAAGACTTACAGAAGGAGAGTCCTGGACGCAAAGTTGTTACCCGCATTTCTGATGATCTGATAGTGATGGGAGATGAGAAGCTTCTGGGTATTGCATTACAGAATTTACTGAACAATGCCTGGAAATATACAGGAAAAAGAGAAGAAACAGTTATTGAGTTGGGTAAAATAACAGAGAATGAAACCCCTGTATATTATATCAAAGATAATGGGGTCGGCTTTGATATGAAGTACGCTGATAAATTATTCCAGCCTTTTCAGCGTTTGCACTCCAAACGAGATTTTGAAGGGACAGGAGTTGGATTGGCTACTGTACAACGTATTATCGCAAAACATGGAGGACATATCTGGACTGAAGCAGCTCCCGATAAAGGAGCTACCTTCTTTTTTACATTGTGGGAAATATTTTAA